A stretch of Gossypium hirsutum isolate 1008001.06 chromosome A06, Gossypium_hirsutum_v2.1, whole genome shotgun sequence DNA encodes these proteins:
- the LOC121230498 gene encoding uncharacterized protein produces the protein MKDIWNLQPGTRIVVDANQYDQPIGKEASKLAEFLGTIARTGSICPLNTKHWKHLPKYVSENILAIVHFDLQGKVEDSDILSHVGKLRKEFKSTLKTRYYKEIVQEGRPIQEIYENNPPGVHNDQWKWLVERWGTPQAAAQSEKAKEFRTKVHYAHTTGRTGYATLNAQFAKNEGREPSHLEQFRFQHLRKDGSDKLSSEAAQQVYDEACKMVKDFMPTPESSFTPQDNTELENEVYTQVFGPEKDGKMLGYGRGMTKSRLFGYGSVT, from the exons ATGAAAGATATATGGAATCTTCAACCTGGAACTCGTATAGTAGTAGATGCCAACCAATATGACCAGCCTATTGGGAAGGAAGCGTCCAAATTGGCTGAATTTCTCGGTACAATTGCAAGGACTGGTTCCATATGTCCTTTGAATACAAAACATTGGAAACATCTTCCTAAATATGTGTCTGAAAACATATTGGCAATCGTTCAT TTTGATCTCCAAGGTAAGGTGGAGGACTCGGACATCCTCTCACATGTTGGAAAACTTCGGAAGGAGTTTAAATCGACTTTGAAAACTAGATACTACAAAGAGATAGTCCAAGAAGGTCGACCGATTCAAGAAATATACGAAAACAATCCTCCTGGTGTGCATAATGATCAATGGAAGTGGCTAGTGGAGCGATGGGGAACACCACAAGCTGCG GCACAATCAGAAAAGGCGAAAGAATTCCGAACAAAGGTGCATTATGCACATACTACTGGTCGTACAGGATATGCAACCCTCAATGCACAGTTT GCTAAGAATGAAGGCCGTGAACCCTCGCATTTGGAGCAGTTTAGATTTCAACATTTGCGCAAAGATGGGAGTGACAAATTGAGTAGTGAGGCAGCACAACAAGTTTAT GATGAAGCATGCAAGATGGTTAAAGACTTTATGCCAACACCTGAAAGTTCTTTCACACCTCAAGATAATACTGAATTAGAAAACGAGGTCTATACACAAGTGTTCGGCCCTGAAAAGGATGGAAAAATGTTGGGATATGGACGTGGGATGACCAAATCCAGGTTGTTTGGCTATGGGTCAGTTACTTGA